The proteins below come from a single Streptomyces sp. SCSIO 75703 genomic window:
- a CDS encoding iron-containing alcohol dehydrogenase, with the protein MTARVARTGVLRQPGTVLFGPGERRHLPRLLAEVGRHVLVVTDARMAGVAEFEDLVAAVEAQGITVSVFAEAEPDLPRENVLAVVDRYRGSGVDALLAVGGGSCLDLAKVAAAVLAHGGDVRDYYGEFLVPGPGLPVVTVPTTAGTGAEVTCVSVVFDQEKGMKVGVASPHLEPYAAVIDPELTLSCPPALTAATAADALTHLVETFTDRVKDVTPEFLAGHLYVGKNPLTDIFCRSGLTLLNSSMESVVADPSDIEARSATMLAAYNAGMAINTAGTAAAHAIQSPIGALTHTSHGFGVGALLPYVMRFNLPVRVAEFAEIGTLLGAADPGSAPLDRAKAGISRVEELLETVGCPTDLKTLGLRPRDFSHVADQAMRATRLTANNPRDLTHESVVEILRRGWDNDRTWWSV; encoded by the coding sequence GTGACCGCCCGCGTCGCCCGCACCGGCGTTCTGCGCCAGCCCGGTACCGTGCTCTTCGGCCCCGGCGAACGGCGCCACCTGCCTCGTCTCCTCGCCGAGGTCGGCCGGCACGTCCTCGTCGTCACCGACGCCCGGATGGCGGGCGTGGCCGAGTTCGAGGACCTGGTCGCCGCCGTCGAAGCACAGGGGATCACGGTCTCGGTGTTCGCCGAGGCCGAGCCGGACCTGCCCCGCGAGAACGTGCTCGCCGTCGTCGACCGGTACCGAGGCTCCGGCGTGGACGCGCTGCTCGCCGTCGGCGGCGGCTCCTGTCTCGACCTGGCGAAGGTGGCCGCCGCCGTCCTCGCGCACGGCGGCGACGTCCGGGACTACTACGGCGAGTTCCTCGTCCCCGGCCCCGGGCTCCCGGTCGTCACCGTGCCGACCACCGCCGGCACCGGCGCCGAGGTCACCTGCGTCTCCGTCGTCTTCGACCAGGAGAAGGGCATGAAGGTCGGCGTGGCCAGCCCGCACCTGGAGCCGTACGCCGCCGTCATCGACCCGGAACTCACCCTCTCCTGCCCGCCGGCCCTCACCGCGGCCACGGCGGCCGACGCGCTGACCCACCTGGTCGAGACGTTCACCGACCGCGTCAAGGACGTCACCCCGGAGTTCCTGGCCGGTCATCTCTACGTCGGCAAGAACCCGTTGACCGACATCTTCTGCCGCAGCGGCCTGACGCTGCTCAACTCGTCCATGGAGAGCGTGGTCGCCGACCCGTCCGACATCGAGGCGCGCTCCGCGACCATGCTCGCCGCGTACAACGCCGGCATGGCCATCAACACCGCCGGCACCGCCGCGGCACACGCGATCCAGTCCCCGATCGGCGCGCTGACCCACACCTCGCACGGGTTCGGCGTGGGAGCGCTGCTGCCGTACGTGATGCGCTTCAACCTCCCGGTCCGGGTCGCCGAATTCGCCGAGATCGGCACGCTGCTCGGTGCGGCGGACCCGGGGTCGGCCCCGTTGGACCGGGCGAAGGCCGGCATCTCCCGCGTCGAGGAACTGCTGGAGACCGTCGGCTGCCCGACCGACCTCAAGACCCTCGGCCTGCGCCCGCGGGACTTCTCCCACGTCGCCGACCAGGCGATGCGCGCGACGCGCCTGACGGCCAACAACCCGCGCGATCTCACCCACGAGTCCGTCGTGGAGATCCTGCGGCGCGGCTGGGACAACGACCGCACGTGGTGGTCGGTGTGA
- a CDS encoding NAD-dependent succinate-semialdehyde dehydrogenase: MTTPTAPVTAQVRGREVPVGLYVDGAWTPAAGTFPVLNPANGRTIAQVADGSVDQARAALDAAVSASDAWRHMPPRERADLFHRAHRLLLRRADEIVETMTLESGKPLGEARGEFQLSADFLLWYTEQIAHLHGTYAHGSRGSYRIVTTHQPVGPCLLITPWNFPLLMIARKAGAALAAGCTAVVKSAKETPLTCALFVQVLHDAGFPAGVVNLVHTTASSRVSAALMADSRLRKVSFTGSTGVGSTLLGQAAAHITNASMELGGDGPFLVLDDADLDLAAEQAIACKFRNAGQACVAANRIIVDRRVAGEFTARFVALTERLKVGDGFDPATEVGPIISDRQRDTVKELVDGFTRIGATLLTGGKEVPGDGFFFEPTVFSVTEADHDLCHQELFAPIAAIYTVDSVAEAVRAANDTGYGLAAYVFTRSVDRAIAVSEHLDFGMVGVNRGIMADPAAPFGGIKASGLGREGGHEAIHEFLESKYLAITVDEKEAGL, from the coding sequence ATGACGACACCGACCGCGCCGGTCACCGCACAGGTCCGCGGACGGGAGGTACCCGTCGGTCTGTACGTCGACGGCGCGTGGACGCCCGCGGCCGGCACGTTCCCGGTCCTCAACCCGGCGAACGGCAGGACGATCGCCCAGGTCGCCGACGGCAGCGTCGACCAGGCACGCGCCGCGCTGGACGCGGCCGTCAGCGCTTCGGACGCCTGGCGTCACATGCCTCCGCGCGAGCGCGCCGACCTGTTCCACCGCGCGCACCGGCTGCTCCTGCGGCGTGCCGACGAGATCGTCGAGACCATGACGCTGGAGAGCGGCAAGCCGTTGGGCGAAGCCCGGGGCGAGTTCCAGCTCTCGGCCGACTTCCTCCTCTGGTACACCGAGCAGATCGCGCACCTCCACGGCACCTACGCGCACGGTTCCCGGGGCTCCTACCGCATCGTCACCACCCACCAGCCGGTCGGCCCGTGCCTGCTCATCACTCCGTGGAACTTCCCGTTGCTGATGATCGCCCGCAAGGCCGGCGCCGCGCTCGCCGCCGGCTGCACGGCCGTGGTGAAGTCCGCGAAGGAGACTCCGCTGACCTGTGCCCTGTTCGTGCAGGTGCTGCACGACGCCGGGTTCCCGGCCGGTGTGGTCAACCTCGTCCACACGACGGCCTCCTCCCGGGTCTCGGCTGCGCTCATGGCGGACAGCCGGCTGCGGAAGGTGAGCTTCACCGGCTCGACCGGCGTGGGCAGCACCCTGCTCGGCCAGGCCGCCGCCCACATCACCAACGCCTCGATGGAACTCGGGGGCGACGGACCGTTCCTCGTGCTCGACGACGCCGACCTCGACCTGGCGGCCGAGCAGGCGATCGCGTGCAAGTTCCGCAACGCCGGGCAGGCGTGCGTGGCGGCCAACCGGATCATCGTCGACCGCCGCGTCGCCGGGGAGTTCACGGCCAGGTTCGTCGCGCTGACGGAGAGGCTGAAGGTCGGCGACGGGTTCGACCCGGCCACGGAGGTCGGCCCGATCATCTCGGACCGGCAGCGCGACACCGTCAAGGAACTCGTCGACGGCTTCACCCGGATCGGCGCGACCCTGCTGACCGGGGGCAAGGAGGTGCCGGGCGACGGGTTCTTCTTCGAACCGACCGTCTTCTCGGTGACGGAGGCGGATCACGACCTCTGCCACCAGGAGCTGTTCGCCCCCATCGCGGCGATCTACACCGTCGACTCGGTCGCCGAGGCGGTCCGGGCCGCCAACGACACCGGCTACGGGCTCGCCGCGTACGTGTTCACCCGCTCGGTGGACCGCGCCATCGCCGTGAGCGAGCACCTCGACTTCGGCATGGTCGGCGTCAACCGCGGCATCATGGCCGACCCCGCCGCTCCGTTCGGCGGCATCAAGGCCTCCGGCCTGGGCCGCGAAGGCGGGCACGAGGCGATCCACGAATTCCTCGAATCCAAGTACCTCGCGATCACCGTGGACGAGAAGGAGGCAGGTCTGTGA
- a CDS encoding GntR family transcriptional regulator, whose protein sequence is MSTPRLTRHAAPLRQQITRLLREDILSGAFQPGDALRESVLCEAYGVSRTVVREALRQLETERLVTVVAHHGPVVTVLTPQDIEKIYEVRRALEGLVGELFATQASERVKGELRELLVEMETTYLRGTVKTREEANERFYGLLLEGAGNPVLAEEVARVHARIQILRRYAFTDARRARISFEHFGRITEAAAVVCDAAAARAACEDHVRGAAVLAVDEYRRRLA, encoded by the coding sequence ATGAGCACCCCAAGGCTGACCCGACACGCGGCACCGCTGCGGCAGCAGATCACGCGGCTGCTGCGCGAGGACATCCTCAGCGGGGCCTTCCAGCCCGGCGACGCCCTGCGCGAGAGCGTTCTGTGCGAGGCGTACGGCGTCTCGCGCACCGTGGTCAGGGAGGCGCTGCGGCAACTGGAGACCGAGCGGCTGGTGACGGTGGTCGCCCATCACGGCCCGGTCGTGACCGTGCTGACGCCGCAGGACATCGAGAAGATCTACGAGGTGCGGCGGGCGCTCGAGGGACTGGTGGGCGAACTCTTCGCGACACAGGCATCCGAGCGGGTCAAGGGCGAGTTGCGGGAACTCCTGGTCGAGATGGAGACGACCTACCTCCGGGGCACCGTCAAGACGCGGGAGGAGGCGAACGAGCGGTTCTACGGTCTCCTGCTCGAAGGTGCCGGCAACCCGGTCCTGGCCGAGGAGGTGGCCCGCGTGCACGCCCGGATCCAGATCCTTCGCCGCTACGCGTTCACCGACGCCCGGCGGGCGCGCATCTCCTTCGAGCACTTCGGGCGCATCACCGAAGCCGCGGCGGTCGTGTGCGACGCGGCGGCGGCGCGAGCCGCCTGCGAGGACCACGTCCGCGGCGCCGCCGTGCTGGCCGTCGACGAGTACCGTCGCCGTCTGGCCTGA
- a CDS encoding helix-turn-helix domain-containing protein, whose product MSMAPIHTLKDAWLSGSANRAGIAPELLRSWQRSREALGVPANVREVPHVAVDELDQHLLDLFQAPIARFSADLAGTGVGLLLADARGRILGRWAADRDASRHFDRVGTDRGAVLDESLVGTNGVGTVLATGRSVQITGAEHYADMYSDAVCTGTPIRHPTTRKIVAVVTLSSGLIEGRSLLRPTVRAVADQLERHLLDVASPKARAVFQAFLDASKAKADAVVGFGPQGLVMQSQGASRLSSADVAVLRDLSRRGSDGRFVVELSGGPTEVRLAPVEGGAGAIVALQRGGNTSTTAPGTARPQLIGRSPDWMAALHAVARRREAPRPVVIAGEAGVGKTSLALGLPFRPGEPGPGAHVVIDTVERTLIGGKRWLRGVAERLQSGAPVIVKGIDALDPATRIALAGLLEMSVPRGPVMLTATLRSAAEAEETAVGLGASHVWVPPLRERTADLPALWRYFTDRSVPGVGLEPRAESLDLLTGYEWPRNLKELHNVVEGLVLAGKRGYVLPGDLPERIQGARALTMIERAELEAISRALREADGNRSRAAEMLGLSRATIYRKMKSYKLTGA is encoded by the coding sequence ATGTCGATGGCGCCCATTCACACGCTCAAAGACGCATGGCTGTCGGGGAGCGCCAACCGCGCGGGGATCGCGCCTGAGCTGCTGAGGTCCTGGCAGCGCTCCCGGGAGGCGCTCGGCGTGCCGGCCAACGTCCGCGAGGTCCCGCACGTGGCGGTGGACGAACTCGACCAGCATCTCCTGGACCTGTTCCAGGCGCCGATAGCGCGCTTCTCCGCCGACCTGGCGGGGACGGGCGTCGGCCTTCTCCTGGCGGACGCCCGAGGCCGCATCCTCGGGCGCTGGGCCGCGGACCGTGACGCCTCGCGCCACTTCGACCGGGTCGGCACCGACCGCGGAGCGGTGCTGGACGAGTCGCTCGTGGGCACCAACGGCGTCGGCACGGTCCTGGCGACCGGCCGCAGCGTCCAGATCACGGGCGCCGAGCACTACGCGGACATGTACAGCGACGCCGTCTGCACCGGGACACCGATACGGCACCCGACGACCCGGAAGATCGTGGCCGTGGTGACGCTGTCCAGCGGGCTCATCGAGGGCCGTTCGCTGCTGCGGCCCACGGTGCGCGCCGTCGCCGACCAGTTGGAGCGGCACCTGCTCGACGTGGCGTCCCCGAAGGCCCGTGCCGTCTTCCAGGCGTTCCTGGACGCCTCGAAGGCGAAGGCCGACGCGGTGGTCGGATTCGGCCCGCAGGGACTGGTCATGCAGAGCCAGGGCGCCTCCCGCCTGTCCAGCGCGGATGTCGCGGTGCTCAGGGACCTGTCCCGGCGGGGATCCGACGGCCGGTTCGTCGTCGAACTCTCCGGCGGCCCCACCGAGGTCCGGCTGGCGCCCGTGGAGGGCGGCGCCGGAGCGATCGTGGCCCTTCAGCGGGGCGGGAACACGTCGACCACGGCGCCGGGAACGGCCCGGCCGCAGCTCATCGGCCGCTCGCCGGACTGGATGGCGGCCCTGCACGCCGTCGCGCGAAGGCGGGAGGCACCACGCCCGGTGGTCATCGCCGGGGAGGCCGGCGTCGGGAAGACGTCACTGGCCTTGGGCCTCCCGTTCCGTCCGGGCGAGCCCGGTCCGGGTGCCCACGTCGTGATCGACACGGTGGAGAGGACCCTGATCGGCGGGAAGCGGTGGCTGCGCGGCGTCGCGGAGCGGCTGCAGAGCGGGGCGCCCGTGATCGTCAAGGGGATCGACGCGCTCGACCCCGCGACGCGCATTGCCCTGGCCGGGCTGCTGGAGATGAGCGTTCCGAGGGGCCCCGTGATGCTGACCGCCACGCTGCGCTCGGCCGCGGAGGCCGAGGAGACGGCGGTGGGCCTCGGGGCGTCGCACGTGTGGGTGCCCCCGCTGCGGGAGCGCACCGCCGACCTGCCCGCCCTGTGGCGCTACTTCACGGACCGCTCCGTGCCCGGTGTCGGCCTGGAGCCGCGCGCGGAGAGCCTCGACCTGCTCACCGGGTACGAGTGGCCCCGCAACCTCAAGGAACTCCACAACGTCGTCGAGGGACTGGTGCTGGCCGGCAAACGCGGCTACGTCCTCCCCGGCGACCTGCCGGAGCGCATCCAGGGCGCCCGCGCGCTGACCATGATCGAGCGCGCCGAACTGGAGGCGATCTCCCGGGCGCTGCGGGAAGCCGACGGGAACCGTTCCCGTGCCGCGGAGATGCTCGGTCTCTCCCGCGCGACGATCTACCGCAAGATGAAGTCGTACAAGCTCACCGGCGCGTGA